In the Arachis ipaensis cultivar K30076 chromosome B10, Araip1.1, whole genome shotgun sequence genome, one interval contains:
- the LOC107620796 gene encoding protein FAR1-RELATED SEQUENCE 6-like → MNKLPSKLGGYRRYGALYGDLNDIVWNSQTEESFEDKWADFIDEYNLYDNTWLSDLYDDRRMWVPIYFKGEFWAAMRSTVKEQKELEDDAADSRGVIPCATTSPMEKQFQQEYTTSIFRDVQIEFVKKANCRVSAVDEQGPLVCVKVEEEKLVNDTILCVPYDVHFDRSTQELRCECNLFESSGVLCCHCLEVFHSYKVYKVPSSYVLPRWSKKIKRKHTYVKSIHDVSRSDESHVAFRGLCAHFYNVAQEFVGDDDETALLHVTLEETRAKLAAHHPKMRSESVSDIQTNIGSQSSNDVGVDDIQGPSKVTTKGRPKSKRLGYALEKSFKNSRRRK, encoded by the exons ATGAATAAGTTACCTTCCAAGCTTGGGGGTTATCGCCGGTACGGAGCTTTGTATGGTGACCTAAACGACATTGTGTGGAACTCTCAGACCGAGGAGTCATTTGAAGATAAGTGGGCTGATTTTATAGATGAGTACAACTTATATGACAACACATGGCTATCAG ATCTATATGATGACCGACGCATGTGGGTCCCAATATACTTCAAGGGTGAATTTTGGGCAGCAATGCGGAGTAC AGTCAAGGAGCAGAAGGAACTGGAGGATGATGCTGCAGACTCGAGGGGGGTAATTCCTTGTGCAACGACCTCGCCTATGGAGAAACAGTTTCAGCAAGAGTATACCACAAGCATTTTTAGGGATGTTCAAATTGAGTTTGTGAAGAAGGCTAACTGCAGAGTTTCTGCAGTTGATGAACAGGGTCCATTGGTCTGCGTGAAGGTGGAAGAGGAAAAACTAGTCAACGATACTATTCTATGCGTTCCGTACGATGTTCACTTTGACCGTTCCACACAGGAGCTTCGTTGTGAGTGCAATCTTTTTGAGAGTTCAGGTGTATTGTGCTGTCACTGCCTTGAAGTTTTCCATTCGTATAAAGTGTACAAAGTACCTTCCAGTTATGTTCTCCCTCGATGGAGCAAGAAGATAAAGCGCAAGCATACGTATGTCAAAAGTATCCATGATGTCAGTCGGTCGGATGAGAGTCATGTTGCATTCAGGGGACTGTGTGCACACTTCTATAATGTTGCTCAAGAGTTCGTCGGTGACGATGATGAAACAGCATTGCTGCATGTTACTTTGGAAGAAACAAGGGCCAAGTTGGCTGCGCACCATCCCAAAATGAGGTCCGAGAGCGTGTCAGATATCCAGACCAACATTGGCTCACAGAGTTCGAACGATGTTGGTGTTGATGACATCCAAGGTCCATCGAAGGTCACCACAAAGGGCAGGCCAAAGAGTAAGAGGCTCGGCTATGCCCTTGAGAAGTCCTTCAAGAATTCAAGACGGAGAAAATAA